Within bacterium, the genomic segment AGACCACGGCACTGCTGGAGATACTCCCTTGAAAAGTACTGAAGGGCTTTCATTTCTTTTTCATCCTCCGAATTTCCCGAAGAGCCTCCGCATCAGCAAGATCCTGAGGCCTGCCGCTTTCTTCCTTGATATGAATCAAATCTTCCAGATCTACGATTTTCAATGAGAATCGCCCGTAGGAAACTCTTCGCACTTTTAATTTTAAGTTTCATCAGGAGAATTGAATCTTCTACCGGATACCTGTATCGATATGAATATTCAAAATTGTTGTTTCGCCCTGGCGAATTTCCGCTTTTGGCGGATCAAAAGTACCGGGAATTCCGATGTCGCGTGGCTTAAAATCAACTGTATAGGTCCCGGGCATTAAATCCGTTCGATAATTTCCTGAACCATCGATATCGACTTCTTTCACTAACTTCTTATCCGCTGAAAAAATCAGAAGCTTATGGGATGTAAACAAAGACGGATCAGGTAAACAGGGATTGTCCACAGTTTCCACCGGACAGAGTGGTCCGATTGTCACTTGACCCTGCAAGTAACCTACAGTTTCCGAATTGGATACCGGTGAACTAATCTGGTTAGTAGCGCAACTTGCAATCAGGCAGGCTCCAAGAAAAACAACTAAAATTCTGAGACTCATGGCAGCTCCTTCTAGCTTCAAGTGTGCTTCAACAGCAAATTAATTGCCAGAACTAGTGCCCTCAGATCTGCGGTATTTATCTCATCAGATTTTTGAATCTCTTTCAGTTTTCCGCTTGAGTTGAATGTGAGACAAATATTCTGTTGACCGCGTCTATTGAATCGATCCTGTCGCGTTTGCAGAGCAGATGGCGGTCGAAGTGGCTGTGCACATGATGCCTGATTCTTTTATTTCACCCGTGAAGAAGCGCTAGGTTCAGTCGAAGATACCTTTCAGAGAAAGTTTGTATCCGGGGATGATGTCCTCGCAATCTAATATATCACCTTCTTTTAAAACTTTAATGTCGTATCTCGATCGATAGGCTGTAATAGTTTTCTTCCGTGGATCAGCAACAATGACCATTCTCGATCCGGCTTCCAACCAACGCAGTTCCTTTTCTTCTGTTTCTGAAAATAAGTCCGAGGGTGACGCTACTTCTACAGCAAGATCAGGTGGGCCTGGAATGAAGCCCTCGACGTCTCCCATTTTTTCAACACGATTTTGCGAAACGAAAGCAACATCTGGGGCCAGGACTGTATCGGGATTAGAAGCTATTTTGAAGCCCGTTTCTGCAGCATAGACTTGCCCCAGATCGTGTGCTTGAACGTGTTGCGCCAAGGGAGTCGTAATCCTTACGGTTACTTTTCCGTGTTTTCCTCCTGTTGGTGACATCTTTTTGAGTATACCTTCGACGAGCTCATACCTGAAACCGTCCCGTGGAATTCGCAATAGTTCTTCAGAAGTGATTTCACGCGCCCGGGAAGGAGTTCCACCCATAGTGAATAAATTATATCATTCTGATGCGCATCCTGCAGTTGCCGAATTGTAAAAAACATTCAGCGCAACGTCCAGCACATTGGGTAATCCACCAAGATTCTTACTGCTGCACCAATTCCACACGCCGGTTTTTTGCCCGGCCATCTTCTGAAGCGTTGGAAGCTATCGGTGCAAGAGGTCCTACTCCTTTTGCCACCATACGTGCTGCGGATATTCCATGATCTCTCGTTAAGGAACGCACAACTGCTTCCGCTCGCCGTTGGGACAGATCCATGTTGTAGGGCAGAGTCCCCTGATTGTCGGTATGGCCTACCAAATACAGTTTCATGTCTGAATTTTGCTTCAATAGCTTTGCAATTTCTGCGATTGTCGCTTGAGACTCCGGTTTGATGTCCGCCTTATTGAAATCAAAATAAATTCCGTAAATTGCAATATGGCCTTGAGATTGAATGTCCCGAGCCATGGCCGCAGCATCTACCGTCACGAGACCTTCTTCCATCGGCTTTACTTCGATGATTCTCAGAAAAGCAATCACATTTTTGGCATGTGCGACCGGAGTAAATACCATCAAGGTGACATACATATCGCCTTCGGCGCGCTTCCACCTTGCAGCATAATAACGCACGGTATCATCCTTGCATCCGTAGAAGTAACAAGCGCTGGTTTCTCCTGGGAGTTTTTCCCAGTTGATAACAAAGGTCAGGCCGCCACATTCATCTGCGGTACAGCTGTAGAGTTGTTGAAAACCTACTTTCTGAAGGGCCGTTTGGTACTGGCGTAAAACTTCCAATGTGGATCGACCTTCCGGAAATGCATAGCCGATCCGGGTTACTTTGCCTTCGACTCTGTCCGACTTCTCAAATGCGTTTTTTTGACGCAAGGCCTTTCCTAAAATGATTTCTACTTCATCGAATGCTTTTGCTTCATATTGGACGATCCACGAATCCGGAATGCGACTGATCATAGGATGATCTTTGCTGCCGGCAAGATCTCGTTGGTCTTTCATCGCCTGACGATTGATTTCAACAGCCGACACCTCCCAGCCAAAGAGAACAACAAATATAGCGATCAGATAGGACTTCATATTCGCCTCCTTCAACTATTAAACCATCTTTCCAGTACAACTTGCGAAATGAGTCTCAAGGCAGTAGACTCAGAAGTTTACGGTATGAAAGATTTTCGCGAAGAACTGGCTCAAAGGATTTTGCTCTGCGACGGAGCTATGGGAACGATGCTCTATCAAAAGGGCATTTTCATAAACCGTTGTTTTGATGAACTGAACCTTTCCTCTCCCGATCTGGTCAAAGAAGTCCACAAAGCCTATATACAGGCAGGTGTGGACATCATCGAAACAAACACTTTTGGAGCCAATCAGTTTAAGCTCCTCTTTCACGGCTTCGATGCAAAGATTCAGGAAATCAACTACATAGGCGCAAAACTCGCCAGAGAGGTCGGCGGCAAAGAGACCTTTGTCGCGGGATCGATTGGCCCTTTAGGAGTCCCGATCGAACCGATTGGCAAACTAGCTTATGAAGAGGCAAGGGACGCCTTTAAGAAACAGGTCCTTGCATTGGTCGAAGGAGGCGTGGACTTGTTTATGTTGGAGACGTTTTCGCGTCTCGAAGAGCTGGAGCAAGCAATTCTGGCCGTGCGCGAAGTCTGTAATCTTCCTGTGATTGCGCAAATGACGATCACAGATGATGGAAATAGTCCGCTGGGTGATACGCCGGAAACCATCGTCCTGAAATTGGCTCCCTACAAGCTGGATGCAATCGGATTGAATTGCAGCGTTGGACCGCAGATCATGCTGGAAAGCATTCGCAAAATGGCGGAGCTTACCAAGACACCGTTGGCAGCCCAGCCGAACGCCGGTTTCCCGAAACTCGTGGATGGACGTTACATCTATCTCTGTTCCTCTGATTACATGTCCAAGTTCTCCAAACGATTCATTCAAGCCGGCGTCCGAATTCTGGGCGGTTGCTGTGGAACAACACCAGAGCACATGAAGTCGATCAAGACCGTAGTCAAAGTGCTTCAGCCCTCCCGCTTATTCGTCACGGGAACCGGAATGAAGGAAGCAGCACCCGCGAATGTTCAGGCGGTCCCTGTTGCGGAGAAAACACCTCTTGCCCGAAAACTTGCAGATGGAAAATTCGTTGTCGTTGTTGAAATTGATCCACCCAAAGGTGTAAACATCCAGAAGGTTATAGAAGGCGCAAAGCTATTGCAGCGCGCCCAGGTGGATGCGATCAACATCGCAGATGGTCCACGCGCTACGGCGCGGATGAGTCCCCTTTCGCTGGCGATGGTATTCAAACACCAGCTGGAAGTGGAAACCATCATTCACTACTGTTGTCGCGACAGGAATCTGCTGGGCATGCAGGCGGACTTGATCGGAGCTCATGCTCTGGGTCTGCGCAATATCCTCATCATCACTGGTGATCCGCCAAAAATGGGTGATTATCCGAG encodes:
- a CDS encoding Uma2 family endonuclease, with the protein product MGGTPSRAREITSEELLRIPRDGFRYELVEGILKKMSPTGGKHGKVTVRITTPLAQHVQAHDLGQVYAAETGFKIASNPDTVLAPDVAFVSQNRVEKMGDVEGFIPGPPDLAVEVASPSDLFSETEEKELRWLEAGSRMVIVADPRKKTITAYRSRYDIKVLKEGDILDCEDIIPGYKLSLKGIFD
- a CDS encoding DUF4892 domain-containing protein, whose product is MKSYLIAIFVVLFGWEVSAVEINRQAMKDQRDLAGSKDHPMISRIPDSWIVQYEAKAFDEVEIILGKALRQKNAFEKSDRVEGKVTRIGYAFPEGRSTLEVLRQYQTALQKVGFQQLYSCTADECGGLTFVINWEKLPGETSACYFYGCKDDTVRYYAARWKRAEGDMYVTLMVFTPVAHAKNVIAFLRIIEVKPMEEGLVTVDAAAMARDIQSQGHIAIYGIYFDFNKADIKPESQATIAEIAKLLKQNSDMKLYLVGHTDNQGTLPYNMDLSQRRAEAVVRSLTRDHGISAARMVAKGVGPLAPIASNASEDGRAKNRRVELVQQ
- a CDS encoding bifunctional homocysteine S-methyltransferase/methylenetetrahydrofolate reductase, translated to MKDFREELAQRILLCDGAMGTMLYQKGIFINRCFDELNLSSPDLVKEVHKAYIQAGVDIIETNTFGANQFKLLFHGFDAKIQEINYIGAKLAREVGGKETFVAGSIGPLGVPIEPIGKLAYEEARDAFKKQVLALVEGGVDLFMLETFSRLEELEQAILAVREVCNLPVIAQMTITDDGNSPLGDTPETIVLKLAPYKLDAIGLNCSVGPQIMLESIRKMAELTKTPLAAQPNAGFPKLVDGRYIYLCSSDYMSKFSKRFIQAGVRILGGCCGTTPEHMKSIKTVVKVLQPSRLFVTGTGMKEAAPANVQAVPVAEKTPLARKLADGKFVVVVEIDPPKGVNIQKVIEGAKLLQRAQVDAINIADGPRATARMSPLSLAMVFKHQLEVETIIHYCCRDRNLLGMQADLIGAHALGLRNILIITGDPPKMGDYPSATAVFDVDAIGLTQIANRLNQGLDLAGNPIGEPTALHIGVGANPGAVNIEEEIKRFYYKVEAGAEFVMTQPVYDLRLFENFMNRIQDVKIPILLGILPLASAKNAEFLHNEVPGMSIPEHIRNRMQHAGDGESGRAEGIKIAQEALLDCKPMIHGSYIMPPFNRFDMALKVMEVLPEFSNRKAEKRA